A single window of Columba livia isolate bColLiv1 breed racing homer chromosome 16, bColLiv1.pat.W.v2, whole genome shotgun sequence DNA harbors:
- the RBPJL gene encoding recombining binding protein suppressor of hairless-like protein isoform X1, giving the protein MTPAFSQLPSDKENVEMNPQTGPAEPPEPPHSPAELLRSNLYQTNPLRDSVRRYLQLPADQTVLILHAKVAQKSYGNEKRFFCPPPCVYLSGPGWKLKQEQIKAGDLGEASFRVCGYMGLDSMGSSLMETQKLSFEEQPDAKQGFGCAKALYISDADKRKHFRLVLKLFFSNGQEIGTFHSKLIKVISKPSQKKQSLKNTDLCISSGSKVSLFNRLRSQTVSTRYLSVEGGAFIASARQWAAFTLHLADEPSTHSEFPLREGYIRYGSVVQLVCTATGITLPPLIIRKVAKQYAMLDVDEPISQLHKCAFQFQGSDRMYLCLSMEKVIQFQASPCPKEANRELLNDGSCWTIIGTETVEYTFSESLACIRQPVSPVPLIAALQLTGGGDVAMLEVQGEYFHTHLKVWFGDVEAETMYRSPKSLVCVVPDVSAFSRDWRWLRYPITVPLLLIRDDGLIYSSSFTFTYTPEQSFILRQPVLSDVPQDSDKLLDSIHQEFTRTNFHLFMQS; this is encoded by the exons GGCCGGCGGAGCCCCCGGAGCCCCCGCACTCACCCGCGGAGCTGCTCAG ATCCAACCTGTACCAAACCAACCCGCTCCGAGACAGCGTGCGGAGGTACCTGCAGCTGCCGGCAGACCAGACGGTGCTGATACTGCACGCCAAGGTTGCACAGAAGTCATATGGCAATGAAAAAAG GTTTTTCTGCCCTCCACCTTGTGTTTACCTGAGTGGGCCGGGATGGAAGCTAAAGCAGGAGCAGATAAAAG CCGGGGACCTGGGAGAGGCGAGTTTTCGGGTGTGCGGGTACATGGGGCTGGACAGCATGGGCAGCAGCCTGATGGAGACCCAGAAGCTGAGCTTTGAGGAGCAGCCGGACGCAAAG CAGGGCTTCGGCTGTGCCAAGGCGCTGTACATCTCAGACGCCGACAAGCGCAAGCATTTCCGTCTGGTCCTGAAGCTCTTCTTCAGCAACGGGCAGGAGATCGGCACCTTCCACAGCAAGCTGATCAAGGTCATCTCCAAGCCCTCACAGAAGAAGCAGTCGCTGAAGAACACAGACC TCTGCATCTCCTCAGGCTCCAAAGTCTCGCTCTTCAACCGCCTGCGCTCCCAGACCGTCAGCACCCGCTACCTGTCCGTGGAGGGGGGAGCCTTCATCGCCAGCGCCAGGCAGTGGGCAGCCTTCACCCTCCACCTGG CTGACGAGCCCAGCACCCACAGCGAGTTCCCCCTGCGGGAAGGGTACATCCGCTACGGATCCGTGGTCCAGCTGGTCTGCACGGCCACCGGCATCACCCTGCCCCCCCTG ATCATCCGGAAGGTGGCGAAGCAGTACGCCATGCTGGACGTGGATGAGCCCATCTCCCAGCTCCACAAATGCGCCTTCCAGTTCCAGGGCAGTGACCGCATGTACCTGTGTCTCTCCATGGAGAAAGTGATCCAGTTCCAG GCATCTCCctgcccaaaggaagccaacCGGGAGCTGCTGAATGACGGCTCGTGCTGGACCATCATCGGCACTGAGACGGTGGAGTACACCTTCAGCGAGAGCCTGGCCTGCATCCGCCAGCCCGTCAGCCCAGTGCCGCTCATCGCTGCGCTGCAG CTCACAGGTGGCGGGGACGTGGCCATGCTGGAGGTGCAGGGGGAGTATTTCCACACACACCTCAAGGTCTGGTTCGGAGACGTGGAAGCAGAGACAATGTACAG GAGCCCCAAGTCCCTTGTGTGCGTCGTCCCCGACGTCTCAGCCTTCAGCCGCGACTGGAGGTGGCTGCGATACCCCATCACAGTCCCGCTCCTGCTGATCAGAGACGATGGCCTCATCTACTCCAGCTCATTCACCTTCACCTACACCCCAGAGCAGAGCTTCATCCTGAGACAGCCAGTTCTCTCAGATGTCCCCCAGGACTCGGACAAATTACTTGACAGCATCCATCAGGAGTTCACCAGGACCAACTTCCACCTCTTCATGCAGAGCTAG
- the RBPJL gene encoding recombining binding protein suppressor of hairless-like protein isoform X2 has product MTPAFSQLPSDKENVEMNPQTGPAEPPEPPHSPAELLRSNLYQTNPLRDSVRRYLQLPADQTVLILHAKVAQKSYGNEKRFFCPPPCVYLSGPGWKLKQEQIKAGDLGEASFRVCGYMGLDSMGSSLMETQKLSFEEQPDAKGFGCAKALYISDADKRKHFRLVLKLFFSNGQEIGTFHSKLIKVISKPSQKKQSLKNTDLCISSGSKVSLFNRLRSQTVSTRYLSVEGGAFIASARQWAAFTLHLADEPSTHSEFPLREGYIRYGSVVQLVCTATGITLPPLIIRKVAKQYAMLDVDEPISQLHKCAFQFQGSDRMYLCLSMEKVIQFQASPCPKEANRELLNDGSCWTIIGTETVEYTFSESLACIRQPVSPVPLIAALQLTGGGDVAMLEVQGEYFHTHLKVWFGDVEAETMYRSPKSLVCVVPDVSAFSRDWRWLRYPITVPLLLIRDDGLIYSSSFTFTYTPEQSFILRQPVLSDVPQDSDKLLDSIHQEFTRTNFHLFMQS; this is encoded by the exons GGCCGGCGGAGCCCCCGGAGCCCCCGCACTCACCCGCGGAGCTGCTCAG ATCCAACCTGTACCAAACCAACCCGCTCCGAGACAGCGTGCGGAGGTACCTGCAGCTGCCGGCAGACCAGACGGTGCTGATACTGCACGCCAAGGTTGCACAGAAGTCATATGGCAATGAAAAAAG GTTTTTCTGCCCTCCACCTTGTGTTTACCTGAGTGGGCCGGGATGGAAGCTAAAGCAGGAGCAGATAAAAG CCGGGGACCTGGGAGAGGCGAGTTTTCGGGTGTGCGGGTACATGGGGCTGGACAGCATGGGCAGCAGCCTGATGGAGACCCAGAAGCTGAGCTTTGAGGAGCAGCCGGACGCAAAG GGCTTCGGCTGTGCCAAGGCGCTGTACATCTCAGACGCCGACAAGCGCAAGCATTTCCGTCTGGTCCTGAAGCTCTTCTTCAGCAACGGGCAGGAGATCGGCACCTTCCACAGCAAGCTGATCAAGGTCATCTCCAAGCCCTCACAGAAGAAGCAGTCGCTGAAGAACACAGACC TCTGCATCTCCTCAGGCTCCAAAGTCTCGCTCTTCAACCGCCTGCGCTCCCAGACCGTCAGCACCCGCTACCTGTCCGTGGAGGGGGGAGCCTTCATCGCCAGCGCCAGGCAGTGGGCAGCCTTCACCCTCCACCTGG CTGACGAGCCCAGCACCCACAGCGAGTTCCCCCTGCGGGAAGGGTACATCCGCTACGGATCCGTGGTCCAGCTGGTCTGCACGGCCACCGGCATCACCCTGCCCCCCCTG ATCATCCGGAAGGTGGCGAAGCAGTACGCCATGCTGGACGTGGATGAGCCCATCTCCCAGCTCCACAAATGCGCCTTCCAGTTCCAGGGCAGTGACCGCATGTACCTGTGTCTCTCCATGGAGAAAGTGATCCAGTTCCAG GCATCTCCctgcccaaaggaagccaacCGGGAGCTGCTGAATGACGGCTCGTGCTGGACCATCATCGGCACTGAGACGGTGGAGTACACCTTCAGCGAGAGCCTGGCCTGCATCCGCCAGCCCGTCAGCCCAGTGCCGCTCATCGCTGCGCTGCAG CTCACAGGTGGCGGGGACGTGGCCATGCTGGAGGTGCAGGGGGAGTATTTCCACACACACCTCAAGGTCTGGTTCGGAGACGTGGAAGCAGAGACAATGTACAG GAGCCCCAAGTCCCTTGTGTGCGTCGTCCCCGACGTCTCAGCCTTCAGCCGCGACTGGAGGTGGCTGCGATACCCCATCACAGTCCCGCTCCTGCTGATCAGAGACGATGGCCTCATCTACTCCAGCTCATTCACCTTCACCTACACCCCAGAGCAGAGCTTCATCCTGAGACAGCCAGTTCTCTCAGATGTCCCCCAGGACTCGGACAAATTACTTGACAGCATCCATCAGGAGTTCACCAGGACCAACTTCCACCTCTTCATGCAGAGCTAG